The DNA region TGCTGTTTCAGTTTCTTTTGTCGCCGATGGTTGCTCTGCGGTTTGCGTAGCTGCTGGCGTTGCTGTTTTGGTAGTTTCTGCTGTTGCCGGTACTGTCGCCGATGTTGCCGTTGCGTTATTTTCGTTTTCTTTTGATGAATCTGCTGTGCAGAATGAGGCCATGAATATGACTACGAGTCCTAAAATTAAAAATGATGTTCTTTTCATTGTGTATGTTTTGTTATTGATGATGTTAATTTTGCGTATTAAGATAATTACTTACGCAGATTTTTGTTAATGTTATAAACCTAATATTTTTTTATTGAAAGCGCTGTCGCTGCCCGACGCTGCAAAATCGTCGAAAGCTTTTTCAGTTACATTAATAATGTGTTTTTTGATAAATTCGGCACCTTCGCGGGCACCGTCTTCCTGGTTTTTAATGCAACACTCCCATTCCATAACGGCCCAACCTTTAAAGTCGTATTGAGCCAGCTTACTAAAAATGGTTCTAAAGTCGACCTGTCCGTCACCCGGAGAGCGATACCTTCCGGCTCTGTTGGCCCAACTTTGGTAGCCTCCAAATGTGCCTTGTTTGCCTGTTGGGTTAAATTCAGCGTCTTTTACGTGGAAAGCTTTAATCCGTTCGTGATAGAAATCGATGTATTGAATGTAATCCAACTGTTGGAGAACAAAGTGCGATGGATCGTACAACAAACAGGCACGCGGGTGGTTGTTTACTGCTGCCAGGAACATTTCGTAAGTTTCGCCATCAAATAAATCCTCGCCCGGATGGATCTCATAACAAACATCTACGCCGCAGTTGTCAAACTCATTTAAAATCGGCATCCATCGTTTTGCCAATTCAGCAAAACCTTCTTCAACTAATCCGGCAGGACGTTGCGGCCAGGGATGAAAGTACTGCCAAAGCAACGAACCGCTAAATGTAGCATGGGCGTTTAAGCCAAGATTTTGGGAGGCCTTTGCTGCATATTTCATTTGTTGAACGGCCCATTCGGTTCTTACCTTTGGGTTTTTATGCAGTTCTTTAGGGGCAAAGGCGTCGAATAAATCATCATAAGCGGGATGAACGGCAACCAACTGACCTTGAAGGTGGGTAGAAAGTTCTGTAATTTCTAATCCGTAAGCGGCGATTTTGCCTTTAAGCTCATCGGCATAGGTTTTGCTTTCTGCCGCCTTTTGAAGATCGATAAATCGGGTATCGAGCGTTGGCATTTGGATGCCTTTAAAACCCAATCCAGCTGCCCACTCACAAATACTATCGAGTGAATTAAAGGGCGCTTCATCGCTAATAAATTGCGCAAGAAAAACTGCTGGTCCTTTTAATGTAGTCATTATAACTGGTTAAATTTTATAATCTGTCCATTTTTGATCTGATTGACTTGATGCCACAACGTTTTCGATGAATGCCATGCCTCTTATGCCATCTTCAACGCCGGGAAAATCGAGCATTTCTATTGTGGGTTGTTCATTATTGAGTTTGGCATCAACGGTTAAGGCGAAGTTTCGGTAAATATTTGCAAACGCTTCCAGGTATCCTTCTGGGTGGCCGCCTGGCGTGCGGGTGTTATGTTGCGCAACACTGCTCATATAGCCGTTACCAGTTCTGTAAATCTGGGCAGGTTCATCTAACCATTTCACGATAAGGGTATTTGGCTCCATCTGGTGCCATTCCATGCCGCCTTTTTCGCCATACACTTTAATTTTTAGTGCATTTTCTTCTCCTGCAGCAATTTGTGAGGCAATTAAAACACCGTTTGATTCATTGTCGAATTTTAGCAATACGTTTCCGTCATCGTCGATAGCCCTTCCGGGAACAACAATATTTAAATCGGCGCAGACCTTGGTAATTTTTAGGCCAGAAATATATTCTGCAAGGTGTGCCGCATGCGTTCCAATGTCTCCCATGCTACCACTTTTTCCGGTTTTCGATGGATCGGTACGCCAGGCAGCCTGTGCGTTCCCTTCTCGTTCTGATAATTTGCTCAGCCAACCCTGCGGATATTCGACGATAATTTTTCTGATCGCACCCAATGCGCCGTCGCTCACCATTTGGCGGGCTTGTTTTACCATTGGATAACCTGAGTAAGTATGGGTTAAACATAGCGTTAAGCCGGTTTCTTCTACTTTAGCCTTCAATTGTTTTGCCTCGTCGAGTGTTAACGTTATCGGTTTTTCGATAACCACGTTAAAACCTTTATCCAAAGCCAGCATTGCGGGCGCAAAGTGAGCAAAGTTGGGTGTAACAATGGTTACGAAATCTATTCGCTCATCAGCTGGGAGTTCGCTTTCTTTTGAAAGCATCTCCTCATAACTTTTATAAATCCTTTCTTCGGGCAAAAACAGCAATTTACCCGATTCGTAGGCTACATCTGGATGGACGCTCAAAGCGCCTGCGCTAAGTTCGATCAAGCCATCCATATTTGCAGCTAAACGATGTACGGCACCAATAAAGGCGTCTTTTCCACCGCCTATCATGCCCATTCTTAGTTTTCTTCTCATATATTAAAGCCCCACCTAAATCCTCCCCAGAGGGGAGGACTTTTAGGCCTGTGATTTATTTAAGTTTATAGTTAATGTTAAAGAATTGAATCTTTGGTATTTAGTACAGAGTTATTAGTCCTAAACTTTAATCTTTAGCCTTTCAGTTTTAGTCTTTCAGCTTTCAGCTTTAGTCTTTGACCCTCTACCTTTCTACCTCTCTACCTTTCTTAAATATTGTTTTTCTTTAATTCTTTTACGGCATAATCACATGCCCGGGCAGTTAAAGCCATAAATGTTAACGAAGGATTTTGACAGGCGATTGAAGGCATGCACGATCCATCGGTTACGAAAACATTATTTACCTCATGCATCTGGTTCCATTTGTTAAGTACCGAAGTTTTTGGATCGTTACCCATTCTGGCAGTACCCATTTCGTGGATGGCCATGCCGGGATAACAGCCGTTATCGTATGTTCTGATGTTTTTCATGCCTGCTTTTTCCAGCATTTCTGCGGCATCGTTCATCATATCCACACGCATCTTCTTCTCATTCTCTTTGTATTCGCAATCGATTGCCAATACGGGCTGTCCCCATTTGTCTTTTTTGCTGTGATCAATGTAAACCTTGTTTTCGTAATAAGGCAACATTTCTCCGAAACCGCCCAATCCCATGCTCCATTTTCCGGGCTTGGTCATTTTTTCTTTTAAGCCAGCACCGAAAGATAACTCGGCAACATCGCTTTGCCAGTTGGAACGGCTTGCGCCACCCTGGTAGCCGAAGCCGCGTAAATAATCGCGTTTGTCGTTACCAACATTCTGATAACGAGGAATATAGATTCCGTTGGCACGACGACCGTAAGTGTATTTGTCTTCAAAGCCTTCGGCTTCGCCGGATGCGCCACAACGGAAATGGTGATCCATTAAGTTATGTCCCAACTGGCCGCTTCCATTACCTAAACCGTTTGGATGTGCCTCGGAAGTTGAGTTTAACAATACAAAGGTAGAGCCTAATGTTGATCCGTTAACGAAAACGATTTTAGCATAAAACTCCATTGTTTTGTTGGTTTCTGCATCGATAACCATTACACCTTTTGCCTTTTTAGTGTCCTTATCGTAAATAATATGGTTAACGATAGAATACGGCCTCAACGTTAAGCGCTTGGTGGCCATTGCTGCAGGCAGGGTAGAAGATTGGGTACTAAAATAAGCGCCAAACGGACATCCGCGGCTGCATAAATTTCTGTACTGGCAGTTCCCGCGGCCCTTGTGTGGAACAGTCAAATTGGCCACGCGGCCAATCATCATGATACGTTCCTTTTTATAGTGCTCTTCGATACGGGCCTTAACTGATTTTTCTACAATGTTTAAATCCATTGGAGGCAGAAATTGTCCATCAGGACAAAGCGGCCAGTTTTCTTGCGACCCGCTGATGCCGGCAAAACGCTCAGCATAATCGTACCAGGGCGCAAGGTCGGCGTAACGAATAGGCCAATCGGCACCGTGACCGTCTTTGGCGTTATCTTCAAAGTTTTGTTCGCCATAACGGTAGCTTTGTCGTCCCCACATCAGCGATTTACCGCCCACATGGAAACCGCGGTACCAATCGAAGCGTTTATCTTCGGTGTAAGGGCACTCCAAATCATTTACCCACCATTTTTCGTTAGCTTCCTGGTAAGGGTAATCTCTTTTTTGTACGGGGTGCGTACGTTTTTGTTCTTCGGTTAATCGTCCTGCATGTTTAAATTCCCAGGGGCTTTTCATGGCATTTTCGTAACCGGTTATGTGCTCAATGTTCATTCCTCTTTCGAGCATTAAAACACGTAAACCCTTTTCGGTAAGTTCTTTTGCAGCCCAGCCGCCACTAATCCCCGATCCTATAACAATAGCATCGTAAGTATTTTCGTCTTTTAAATTTGTATTTAAATTCATGATGTTTTGTTGTCTAGTTTTGGAAATTAGGTTGCCCACGAGCGTTGACCGGGTTTCAGTTTTGCATTTCCGTCATATCGGCCGGGAATGAGAACGTACTCACGGGCTTTGGTGCATCCTATCTCTGAGGCGTAATAGCCAAGCAAGGTTAAATCGCGGGCAGTAACAAAAAAGTAAACCAGGTCTTTGTTTTCCTCCGCTTTGGTTTCTTTTTGTGCAATGGCCATCAATCTGAGGTCGACCATTAACTTAGTGCGTTCGGGAACGGTTAGTGATAGGTAGTTTTTTCCGAAATCTTTTTTTGCTTTTTCCTGAAGTTCTCTGAAACCTTTTGCAAAGGAGTATTGCATTTCGCGAGGATAGCAATCTTGCATCATCATTGGGATAAACTTGCCCAATCCGGCTGCTTTTGCACCCGCAGAAGATTTTGTTGTGGGAACAATAACATCAGCAAATTCGGCAAAAATCTTTTCATCGCCCAGCGCAAACGACACCGAGTTCTTTTCATTTTCGGGGAGCGTAAAACTTTCAAATAAAACGCCCATTGTACTTGCCGAGATGGCTCCTCCAAGCAAGAATGCAACGTTTTTAAGTGCTTCTCTTCTGTGCATCGTTTTATGATTTTTTAATTTGGTTACATTAATGTGTTAAGGTGTAATATTATAAAATTTAAAGCATAAAAATCGTGGTTAATATGCTAAATTAACATCTGCAATGTGATTGTTACTAAGTAGATTCATTCTAAATAGAATCGGTTTATTTGGTTAGAGAAGGTTCTGGCGTAGTTTTTTTTGGCAAAACACTTCGTGTAAAAAGTACATTTAGTAGGCGGATGGCAGTCGTCGAATCCACCATTACCAAACATGGGTTTTTTGCAAATTTTGAAGTAGTTTCACCACCTGTTTATCCAACTGAAAAGCTTCAGCCTAAAGATAGCTGAATTTGTTTAAATATAAACAATAGTTTAAATATTATATTTGCCTTTTACCTCAATTTTTTACCTTTGCCAAATTCTTTATACGATGCAGGAAAAAATAATTGTTTTAGGCTCAAATGGCCAAATCGGTACCGAACTGGTTACGATGTTACGTAAGATATATGGCGATGACAATGTAGTTGCCTGCGATATTCGCCGACCAGATTACGATATCAAAAATTCGGCTCCTTTCGAGTTTGTGAATGTATTGGATAAGGAGATGATTAACGGGATTTTTAAGAAGTATAAACCTACGCAGGTTTATCTTTTGGCCGCGTTACTGTCTGCAACCGGCGAACAAAACCCTAAACTGGCCTGGGATTTAAATATGAACGGCCTTTTAAATGTGCTGGATCTGGCTTTAGAATATCATGTGGCAAAGGTTTACTGGCCAAGCTCCATCGCGGTTTTTGGGCCAAATTCCCCGAAAGATCAAACATCACAATATTGCATCATGGACCCGAATACGGTTTATGGGATAAGTAAATTGGCAGGCGAGCGTTGGTGCGAATATTATCATCAAAAATACGGGCTCGATGTACGGAGCATTCGATACCCGGGCTTAATTAGCTGGAAAGCTGCGCCAGGTGGCGGAACTACAGATTATGCAATCCATATTTTTCACGAGGCTTTGAAAAAAGGAAGTTACCAGAGCTTTTTGAATGCGGAAACCGAGTTGCCGATGATGTATATGGAGGATGCCATTCGCGGTACAATTGAGTTGATGGATGCGCCTGCAGATCAAATCTCGGTGAGAAGCAGTTATAATTTCGCCGGTGTGAGTTTTACGCCCGAGGTTTTGGCAGCAGAAATCAGGAAACATATTCCAGATTTTACGTTAACTTACGCCGACAATGATCCTCGCCAGCAAATTGCCAACAGTTGGCCCCGCTCTATTGATGATAGTTATGCAGCGAAAGATTGGGGCTGGAAACCTGAGTTCGATTTATCGAAACTAACGATGGATATGTTGAATAACTTGAGGAAATAGTTGGGAGTTTGGAGTTGGGAGTTTTGAGACCTGAGTTGGGAGGTGAAAACTTAAAGACTAAAGCGAAATAAGGTAGAGGGTTAAATCCGAAAGAGTAAAGCGAGAAAAATAGCCAGTTTAATCATGTGGTTGTTTAATCTTATACTCCTTGCCTGCGGCAGGAAGGAGTATAATCAACTTGATGGAAAAATGGCTACAATCAAAATTAAAGAAAAAACACTATAAAGGTGGAGGATTTGAAGGTTAGGGTGTAAAGTTTTACATTTCATATCTCATATCTTATATTTCAATACTATAAAATGGGAAGAGCATTCGAATTTAGAAAAGAAAGAAAATTTAAGCGTTGGGCCAAAATGGCGGTTCAGTTTACGCGTATTGGTAAGGATATTGTAATGGCGGTTAAGGAATCGGGACCTCATCCTGAAACCAACTCTCGTTTGCGAACTGCAATACAAAACGCAAAGGCTGTTAACATGCCTAAAGATCGGGTTGAAGCTGCAATTAAGCGTGCTTCGGATAAATCGATGGCCAATTATGAAGAAATCGTTTACGAAGGTTATGCGCCTCACGGAGTAGCCGTTTTAATAGAAACCGCTACCGACAATACAAACCGTACTGTTGCCAACGTTCGTAGTTATTTTAACAAAACCGATGGTTCTTTGGGTAAGACAGGCTCGTTGGATTTCATTTTTAGTCGTAAATCTGTCTTCCGGTTTACTCCAGCCGAAGATCTCGACTTAGAAGAATTAGAGTTTGAATTAATCGACGCTGGCTTGGAAGAACTTTATGTAGAAGCCGATGAGGAAGGCAATGATATTGTAGTTGCGCAAGGCGCTTTTGAAAACTTCGGTTCGTTACAAAAAGCACTGGAGGAAAAGGGTATTGAATTAAAAAGCTCAAAGTTGGAGCGGATCGCCTTATCGCATCACGAAGTAACTGAAGAGCAAGCTGCCGATGTGTTGAAATTGATTGATAAGTTGGAAGAGGATGATGATGTGCAGGCGGTTTATCACAATATGGCTGAGTAACGGATCAGTTTTCAGTTAGCAGTTAACTAAACGAATTTCTATAAAAGCAAAGCCCGATTTTTACGATCGGGCTTTTGCTTTCATTTGATTTTGTATTTACCAATTGGGGTTTTGTTTTAAAGTTGCTATTCTAATAAACCCAACCAGGTGTCGGTTTTAGATTTTTATTTAATTCAATTTCTGCTTTAGGAACTGGCCAAGTGTACCAAAAATCGCCTATCCACTCATAAGTGGTTCCACCGGTGCTTTCTGTACCTCCTGTACCTCCCCAAACTGGTTGTGCAAATTTTTCACTAAACTTGGTTTCCTTTAAGGTTTTCCAACGCATTTCGTCAAAAAAGTTTACGCCTTCCCCTACAAACTCACGTCGACGTTCATCACGCACATAATTGCGTGCAGTTGTTTGGCTAGAAAAAGATGATGGCATAGTAATGATTCCTGCACGATCTCTCACACGTTTTACTTGAGCCATTGCACCAGAAAGGTTGCCCATCTCAACTAGGGCTTCCGCCCACATTAATACCACATCTGCATATCGAATGATAGGTTCATCTATCGGATTATCCTGACGACGGGCAAACTCTAATCCTTCGCCAACAAACTTACGGTGAATGTACTTGAATTCGTTTCTATTGCCTGCATTTCCAGTAGTGAAATACGTGCTAGGTAGATTTTTATTCAAGTTTGGCTCTGCACTGGATTGATCAAAATAGTATGCCGCGGGTACCGGATACCTGAAAGTGTACATACCTTCTGCAGTAGAGTTACTGTTTACTCCTTGAAAATCTGCATAAGGGGTAATTACATTGTAAGCTAAGCGAGGATCTCTATTTTGGTAGGCTCTTTTTAACCGAGCTTCATTGCCTTCGGCCAAATACAGGTCTTTTGCCGTTGGTATTTTGTTTAGCTCAGTATTTATACTGTTAGAAATGCTGGCGTGGATGTCTGCCCCGTTTACTTTTCTATCTCGAAGAAAAAATACTTTTCGGTTGGGCGTTCCAGATGCGCTAACAGCATTCCATTCTGGAATAAAATCTGCCCAATCGAATGGTTTAACGGTATTGGCATCTACAACTACCTCGTAAAGGTTTACCAATGCAGGTGTTACCTGTAAATCGGTCCAACAACCACGGCTGTCTTTCGATCCCTGTTGATTTGCAGCACAAAATTTTTGTAACCTACTGCCATATCCACTAGGGTCTTCGATATATTGTACGCTTAATATCATTTCCTGACAACGCTCATTGGCTAGCTTAAACAATTGCTTGTAATTTGGGAAGAGACTATAACCCATTTCGCCTACTTTGGCAAAATCGGCAACTGCTAGGTCGTATTTTTTTGATAATAAATAAGACCGACCTCTTAGCGCATAAGCTGCGCCTTTGCTCATTCTGCCTTGGCCCTGGATCTGGTTATTGGGCAATGCCGCTTCGTTGATGGCATCAGTCAGATCTTGGATGATAAACGCCCAAACTTCAGCTTCAGGACTTTGGCCCTTGTTTGCTTCAGACGGTGCAATCGGTACGGCATAAATGGGTACCCCCAAACCATCTCTGCCATATAGCTCGTTTAAGCGCATATAGAAAAACGCACGAAGTACTTTACATTCTGCCAATAAACGCCGCTTCTTTTCGTCGTTTATAGGGGCATTCGGGATGTTTACGATGGCATCATTAGCACGGTGTATACCATCAAATAACCATTTCCATTGAAAAGAAAAAGTAGAATTATTAGGATTCATGCCATAAGCTTCATAGCCGTAGTAGCCAATTTGTAAAGACTCTCCAACAATACCGCTGCTATTTACCGGGCGTTGTAACGAGTAATAAACTCCAATCACACCCTGATCTACCAAATTTTCGGTCGTCCACATAATGTTCGACGTGATCTGATCGGCAGTATATAGCTCAAGTGCTTTTTTGCATGACGATGTACAGGCTAACATGCCTACAATCGCCATTAAGAATATTTTATTTTTCATCTGAATATTATTTAGTTTTTAACTAGAAAGTAAGTGTTATGCCTGCTGAATATAGCTGTGCAATAGGGTAAATGATGATACCACCACCCAATTCAGGATCAACTCCTTGAAAGTCTTTATCCTTAATTGTGATCAGGTTTTCACCAGTCACAAATACCCGTAAATTGGCAATCTTAGCACGATTTACCCAACGTTTTGGTAGGGTATACCCAATTTGTAAAGACTTTAATTTCGCGTATGATGCGTTGCTCAGATAAAGCGTATTTGCTGGAGTTATCGACGGAGAAGAAAGCAAGCGAGGATACTTTGCATTAATTTTTGCATTAGGGTCTGTTGCTGGGTCGTAGTTAGCATCGGTATGGGCTTTAACAGCATCGTAAAAATAGTATTTACTCCATGCATCTCCCGGTAGCTGATCCGCAGTGTTAGCTAAAATAGAGCTATTGGCACCCCTATCATTGATATAAAAGTATGACCCTAATCTACCTGCCCACAGCATATTTAAATCAATGCCTTTCCAAGCGGCAGTTAAGTTTAAACCAAAACTGAATTTGGGCGCTTGCGATTTTCCAGTAAATTCGCGATCGTCATCATTTCCATATTTGCCATCACCGTTCACATCAGCCATAATCATTTGCCCGTACCAAATGTTCGCTGCGCCAGAGCCTACAGTATTATTGTTGAAAGAATATCCTGCGGCTATCATGGATTTCACCCAATCCAAATCAGCTTTGGTGCGTATCATACCATCTTTCGGCCCCCCGTTAGGGTTTACAGATCCGTCGGCATTGGTATAAGACCCAGCTCCGGAATAAGGGCGGCGCAGAAAATACTCGTCAAACATTTTTCCTTCTACGCGACGGGTATTTTGATCATCAGTTTTTGCTCCGCCCGGCGTTGATACATCTGCCAAATTAGTATATCGTAAAGTAGGGTTGCCAAACACATCAAGCGTTGAAGGATCTCGCTCGTATTTAAGCGCTCCCTCCAGCTTGGTAACCTTGTTGGTATTGTAATTCAGGTTAACATTAATCCCGTAGCTAAATTCCCCAGCGCGATCATTCCAGCCAAGGTTAAGGTCAATACCTTTGTTGCTCATGGAAGCTTTATTAATTAAAGGAGCTTTAGTGCTACCCAGCGTTTGATAAACGACTGCGCCAGCTAAAATATCTGATGTATAACGATAATAGGCTTCTGCCTCAAGGCTTAACCGATTATTTAAGAACTTTGATTCAAATCCAAAATTATATGTGGTCAGTTTTTCCCATGATAGGTTCAGGTTTTGAAAAGTTGCCTGGATTACGCCATTTGATACCTGCTCATTAAACACGTTATTTACCTTTTTATATAAGGTTAACCAGTCGTAGTTACCTTTTATATTGTTTCCTAAGTTACCGTAAGATGCCTTGATTTTAAGATAGTTAACGTGCTTTTTAGTTGAATTAAAAAATGGCTCATTGCTTATTATCCAGCCAGCCGAAAACGAAGGGAAAAGGTTACCCCGATGGCCTGGCGCAAATTTAGAAGAGGCATCGGAACGGAAGTTCGCCTCAAATAGGTATTTGCTATCATAAGCATAATTTACACGACCAAAATAGGACAAAATAGCGTTTTCTGATAATGCGTCATCAATCTTATTTTGATCTGTTCCAAAGTTCTCAAATGTCGATGCAGAATTGATGTCTGTTACTGTCCAATCTAGCAGGCCCCGCACAGCAAGGCGAAATCCGCTGTTCTTGGTTCGATATTGTTCGTAGCCGGCTAAACCGCTTACATCATGTTTGCCAAATTTGTTTGCATAGCGCAATAGAAAATTAGCAGTGTAGTTGCTAGTCCCTTCCGAATAACGCGAAGTCGTAGCCTGATTCAGATTTCCTATTCCTACTTTGGGTACATCGAAGCTTTCTCGGAAACTATACAGCGGCAAATCTTGAGCGTAGTTTGTATTTGCTCGTGACGACTCGTTATAGTTAAACCTCGTTTCTGCACTAAGTCCTTTCCAAATTTCAGCATTCAGGTACCAAGTAGTGTTAATATTTGTTTTATTATTCATGCCGCCCGTAGCTGCAGCACTTTGTAAGATGTTATTTGCATTAGATGTACCTTCAGCTTCGCCCGCACCATATTTTCCCTGATAGATAGGTGTTTGACCTGGAAATGCCTGCAGGAGATAAGTCATAGATGTACTGCCAGGTTCTTTAAACTCTCTGGTGGCGTAAGTTTGCGTACCAAAAGTGATAAAGTCAGCGATTTTTGTTTCCAAGTTTACTCGAATGTTGTAACGTTCAAGCCCTGTGTTTTTTAATGTGCCCGGATTGTTTTGATAACCTAGCGACATGAGATATGTAGAGTTTTTTCCACCCCCACTAACTGATAATCCATGGCGCTGATAATATTCTGGCTGGAAAAGGACTTGCGCCCAGTCTGTATTTGGAAATGCCAGCGAATTCGGAATCGTTTGGCCTGTTGTGGGGTGAACGAAAGTTCCGTTCGGATTGGTATTTGCAGCACGCCAATCAGCGATGATCTCCGGCGAATAGTCTGGCGAAGTGCTAGTTGGATTAGCATTTTGTTTTGCGATGTTGTGTAATTCCATCCAATCGGCGGTGTTTGCCATGAATTTAAGATCGGTAACGGCTTGTTCGCGTGCAAATAAACTATTAAAGGTTATTTTGGGCGATTCATTTTTTCTTCCTTTTTTGGTTGTTACCAAAATTACACCGTTTGCTGCTCTTGATCCGTAAATAGCGGCAGAAGCTGCATCTTTTAAGATTGACACATTTTCTATGTCGTCAGTATTTAAGGATGTCATATCGGCAATGATACCGTCGACTAACACCAAGGGATCACTGTTGTTGAAAGAACCTACACCACGTATCCTAATGGCCACGCTCTCATCTCCTGGATTTCCCCTTCCCTGGGTTACGCTTACACCCGCCGCTGTTCCAGCTAGGGCAGTTGCCATGTTGGTTATTGGACGATTGGTAATTTTATCTGCGCTAACGGTAGAAACGGATCCGGTTAGGTTTACCCTCTTTTGTGTACCGTAACCAACCACAACCACATCGTTTAAGTCATTTGCTTCTTCCTTAATAGTTAGGTTGTAATTGGATCTCTCGTCTACCGTTGTTCGAGCATCGGCATACGAGATGTATTTCGTTACCAATACGTCGCCCGGTTTGGCTGAAATGGCAAACTTTCCATCACTATCGGTTTGAGTTTTAGCGCCACCACCCTCAATTAATATGGTTACTCCAGGAATGCCTTGGCCGCTGGCATCTTTAACTGTTCCCGTAATTTTTTTTGTTTGCGCTAG from Pedobacter endophyticus includes:
- a CDS encoding SusC/RagA family TonB-linked outer membrane protein produces the protein MTHFTNLKMDWCTRRLKFIFIMLLTLPMLALAQTKKITGTVKDASGQGIPGVTILIEGGGAKTQTDSDGKFAISAKPGDVLVTKYISYADARTTVDERSNYNLTIKEEANDLNDVVVVGYGTQKRVNLTGSVSTVSADKITNRPITNMATALAGTAAGVSVTQGRGNPGDESVAIRIRGVGSFNNSDPLVLVDGIIADMTSLNTDDIENVSILKDAASAAIYGSRAANGVILVTTKKGRKNESPKITFNSLFAREQAVTDLKFMANTADWMELHNIAKQNANPTSTSPDYSPEIIADWRAANTNPNGTFVHPTTGQTIPNSLAFPNTDWAQVLFQPEYYQRHGLSVSGGGKNSTYLMSLGYQNNPGTLKNTGLERYNIRVNLETKIADFITFGTQTYATREFKEPGSTSMTYLLQAFPGQTPIYQGKYGAGEAEGTSNANNILQSAAATGGMNNKTNINTTWYLNAEIWKGLSAETRFNYNESSRANTNYAQDLPLYSFRESFDVPKVGIGNLNQATTSRYSEGTSNYTANFLLRYANKFGKHDVSGLAGYEQYRTKNSGFRLAVRGLLDWTVTDINSASTFENFGTDQNKIDDALSENAILSYFGRVNYAYDSKYLFEANFRSDASSKFAPGHRGNLFPSFSAGWIISNEPFFNSTKKHVNYLKIKASYGNLGNNIKGNYDWLTLYKKVNNVFNEQVSNGVIQATFQNLNLSWEKLTTYNFGFESKFLNNRLSLEAEAYYRYTSDILAGAVVYQTLGSTKAPLINKASMSNKGIDLNLGWNDRAGEFSYGINVNLNYNTNKVTKLEGALKYERDPSTLDVFGNPTLRYTNLADVSTPGGAKTDDQNTRRVEGKMFDEYFLRRPYSGAGSYTNADGSVNPNGGPKDGMIRTKADLDWVKSMIAAGYSFNNNTVGSGAANIWYGQMIMADVNGDGKYGNDDDREFTGKSQAPKFSFGLNLTAAWKGIDLNMLWAGRLGSYFYINDRGANSSILANTADQLPGDAWSKYYFYDAVKAHTDANYDPATDPNAKINAKYPRLLSSPSITPANTLYLSNASYAKLKSLQIGYTLPKRWVNRAKIANLRVFVTGENLITIKDKDFQGVDPELGGGIIIYPIAQLYSAGITLTF